Proteins from a single region of Cydia strobilella chromosome 2, ilCydStro3.1, whole genome shotgun sequence:
- the LOC134750470 gene encoding uncharacterized protein CG16817-like has product MSETATPPPVLWAQRKEDVFLTFSVESKDPTIKIEKDSVYFKGLNAQDNKTHEVTIPLYDAVVPDTSAFVNKGRCIEMILRKEKKDAPYWPSLTKDKKKPHYLKIDFNKWRDEDDEEEEGGGAMNYDIEEMLRSMGGGGGGLGGAGDKAEKPSFDDLESDSDDENLPDLE; this is encoded by the coding sequence ATGAGCGAAACTGCAACCCCACCTCCCGTTTTATGGGCCCAGCGGAAAGAAGATGTATTCCTCACGTTTAGCGTCGAATCAAAAGACCCCacaattaaaatagaaaaaGATTCGGTATATTTCAAAGGCTTAAATGCACAAGACAATAAAACACACGAGGTAACTATACCTTTATACGATGCCGTGGTTCCTGATACTAGCGCTTTCGTAAATAAAGGCAGGTGCATAGAAATGATATTGCGCAAAGAAAAGAAGGATGCGCCTTACTGGCCGTCGTTAACGAAGGACAAGAAGAAGCCGCACTATCTGAAGATCGACTTTAACAAGTGGAGAGATGAAGATGACGAGGAGGAGGAAGGTGGAGGTGCTATGAACTACGATATAGAAGAAATGCTGCGGTCAATGGGTGGCGGTGGTGGCGGGCTCGGTGGAGCCGGTGACAAGGCCGAAAAACCGTCGTTCGACGACCTGGAGAGCGATTCTGATGACGAAAACCTACCCGATCTGGAATAA